The Desmodus rotundus isolate HL8 chromosome 3, HLdesRot8A.1, whole genome shotgun sequence genome includes a region encoding these proteins:
- the CBY1 gene encoding protein chibby homolog 1: MPLFGNTFSPKKTPPRKSASLSNLHNLDRSTREVELGLDYGTPTMNLAGQSLKFENGHWIAETGISGGVDQREALRLRKRNQQLEEENSLLQMKVDILLDMFSETTAEFQIMKKELNELKSVNRRRK; this comes from the exons ATGCCTCTCTTTGGGAACACGTTCAGCCCGAAGAAGACTCCGCCTCGGAAGTCTGCCTCTCTGTCCAACCTGCATAAT TTGGACCGGTCAACCCGGGAGGTGGAGCTGGGCCTTGATTATGGAACCCCCACTATGAACCTGGCTGGACAAAGCCTGAAGTTTGAAAATGGCCATTGGATTGCAG AGACAGGGATCAGTGGAGGTGTGGACCAGAGGGAGGCTCTGCGCCTCCGGAAGCGGAACCAGCAGTTGGAAGAAGAGAACAGTTTATTGcagatgaaagtggacatcctgcTTGACATG TTCTCTGAGACCACTGCCGAattccaaataatgaagaagGAATTGAATGAACTCAAGAGCGTCAACCggagaaggaaatga